A single Nicotiana tabacum cultivar K326 chromosome 5, ASM71507v2, whole genome shotgun sequence DNA region contains:
- the LOC107785188 gene encoding squamosa promoter-binding-like protein 12 isoform X1: MEWNAKWDWGNLVMFGSEAAKSPKELQLTDWGVEEDGELDAGSFNLSSGGSGSGSGTGGYVSDVGHGSSIKSSISASTDSSPKEGLKACNFSFDGSSEDLSKKVKLCSRNSPPMEASVGSVEPLIGLKLGKRTFETIGGAKVSSFPEKHVSSAAAAKKTKSSTQNAPTPRCQVEGCSHDLSSAKEYYRKHRVCDSHSKCPKVIIAGVARRFCQQCSRFHSLSEFDEKKRSCRRRLSDHNARRRKPQQETIQFNSARLSSLFYDSRQPMNLVLNHSQLVQSRAAANSTWESTEETKFSITRGSTPKPERAGSTNGLSLLPGIQLSRAVGAHSNVSSCLLLPSKGHTSEVFNRGATESMFNMGTGREFPRALSLLSTNSWGSSEPETVSLNNPTHANQSSMPEQMMQAIPQGVPLMSCEYWQGEQPSSDPRDHTLAANSHAGGSFQGIELFKPPFDTDFYLNALN; the protein is encoded by the exons ATGGAGTGGAATGCAAAGTGGGACTGGGGAAACCTGGTAATGTTTGGTTCAGAGGCCGCCAAAAGTCCAAAAGAACTACAATTAACagattggggagttgaagaagaTGGAGAACTTGATGCTGGATCCTTCAATTTGTCAagtggtggtagtggtagtggtagtggtaccGGTGGTTATGTCTCTGATGTTGGGCATGGTTCTTCGATCAAGAGCTCAATATCAGCTTCTACTGACTCTTCACCCAAGGAGGGCTTGAAAGCATGCAACTTTTCTTTCGATGGCTCTTCTGAGGATCTTAGTAAGAAAGTGAAACTTTGCTCTAGAAATTCACCCCCCATGGAGGCTTCAGTAGGCTCTGTTGAACCACTTATAGGTCTGAAACTTGGTAAGCGGACATTTGAGACCATCGGCGGTGCTAAGGTTTCATCCTTCCCCGAGAAACACGTATCATCTGCTGCAGCAGCAAAGAAAACAAAATCATCTACTCAGAATGCACCAACTCCTCGCTGTCAGGTTGAAGGCTGCAGCCATGATCTTTCATCAGCTAAAGAATATTACCGGAAGCATCGAGTTTGTGACAGTCATTCCAAATGCCCAAAGGTCATTATAGCAGGTGTAGCACGTCGCTTTTGTCAACAGTGTAGCAG GTTCCATAGCTTGTCTGAATTTGATGAAAAGAAGAGAAGCTGTCGCAGGAGGCTCTCTGATCACAATGCACGGCGCCGCAAACCACAGCAGGAAACCATCCAGTTCAACTCGGCAAGGCTTTCTTCATTGTTTTATG ATAGCAGGCAACCTATGAATCTTGTGCTCAACCATTCCCAACTGGTTCAGTCTAGAGCTGCTGCAAATTCTACCTGGGAAAGCACTGAAGAAACTAAGTTCAGTATAACAAGAGGGTCTACTCCAAAGCCTGAAAGAGCTGGCAGTACAAATGGGCTGTCATTATTGCCAGGGATCCAGTTGTCACGGGCCGTGGGTGCACACAGTAATGTATCTAGCTGCTTGCTCTTGCCCTCCAAGGGCCACACATCCGAGGTTTTCAATCGAG GTGCCACGGAATCCATGTTCAATATGGGTACAGGACGGGAATTTCCTCGTGCTCTCTCTCTTCTGTCAACTAATTCATGGGGTTCATCCGAGCCTGAGACTGTTTCACTGAACAACCCAACACACGCGAATCAGAGCAGCATGCCCGAGCAGATGATGCAGGCAATTCCACAAGGTGTGCCACTTATGTCCTGTGAATACTGGCAGGGTGAACAACCCTCATCCGATCCTCGTGACCATACATTGGCTGCTAATAGTCATGCTGGTGGTAGCTTTCAGGGAATCGAGCTGTTCAAACCTCCATTTGACACTGACTTTTATCTCAATGCATTGAACTGA